The genomic window ATTCGAAGTCAGCTGGGCCTCGATCACCGCCCCGGCGGCTGGCCGGTCCGGGTTCGCCTTCAGCTCCTCCAGCTCCGCGACGAGGATGATCTTCTCGAGCAGGTCCTGGATGCCCTCGCCCGTGCGCGCGGAGACCTTCTGCGACTGCACGTCACCGCCGAACTCCTCGACAACCACGTTGTACTGAGTGAGCTGCTGCAGGACCCGGTCCGGGTCCGCGCCAGGGACGTCGATCTTGTTCACCGCTACCACCAGCGGCACGCCCGCGGCGCGAGCGTGGTTGATGGCTTCAATTGTCTGGGGCATCACACCGTCGTCCGCGGCCACTACCAGGACGGCGATGTCCGTGACGTTCGCCCCTCGCGCGCGCATGGCGGTGAAGGCCTCGTGGCCGGGCGTGTCCAGGAAAGTCAGCTTCTCGCCCTGGACCTCAACCTGATAGGCGCCGATGTGCTGGGTGATGCCGCCCGCCTCCTGGGCGGTGACATTCGTCTGGCGGATCCTGTCCAGCAGGCTGGTCTTCCCGTGGTCGACGTGCCCGAGGATCGTGACCACAGCCGGCCGCTTCACGAGCTTCGACGGGTCCTCCTCCTCGTCAACCGCCTTGCGCAGGGCCACGGCCGCGCTCTCCGCCGCCGGCGCCGTCGCCGCCGGCGCCGCCTCCGGCGCCGCCTCTGCCGGCTCAAAGCCGAAGTCCGTCGCCACGATCGCGGCCGTGTCGTAGTCGATGACCTGGTTGATGCTCGCCATGAGGCCGTTTTTCATCAGCTCCTTGATGACCTCGACTGGCGACACGTGCAGGAGGTCACCGAGCTCTTTCACAGTCAGGGCGCGGGGCAGAACTACTGTCTTGCTATCCGTTACCAAATTTCCAGCCTCTCTCTATTTGCAGCTAAGCCACCGCAACGTCTTTCAGGCTCTCGGCGAAGGCCTGGAGCCGCGCACGGTCCTCTTGCGAGAGTTGTGTCTTGAGGGCTGACCCAAGGCGGTCCTTCTTGAGGCCCGCCTCCCAACACTCAGCGCGGCGGCAGAGGTAGGCCCCGCGTCCGGCCTTCTTGCCCGTCAGGTC from Dehalococcoidia bacterium includes these protein-coding regions:
- a CDS encoding YlxR family protein, with translation MQRRQPPRRTCIACRSTTGKRELVRIVRTPAGSVELDLTGKKAGRGAYLCRRAECWEAGLKKDRLGSALKTQLSQEDRARLQAFAESLKDVAVA